Proteins encoded by one window of Porphyromonas vaginalis:
- a CDS encoding ABC transporter ATP-binding protein, whose translation MPTPLVTLDSICKSFGSLQILKEITLSIHQGEITSIVGPSGAGKTTLLQIIGTLLKPDKGELSIGGVNPFALSAQKQAHFRNKQIGFVFQFHQLLPEFTAAENVAIPAMIAGMSKRQALSEAEQLLTQLGLADRLKHRPTQLSGGEKQRTAVARALINRPTLILADEPSGSLDTQRKEELIELFFELRDQLGQTFLIVTHDEDFAQRADRTLSLQDGRIIADTYAPDQHE comes from the coding sequence ATGCCCACGCCTCTCGTCACTCTAGACTCTATCTGCAAGTCCTTTGGCTCGCTACAAATACTCAAAGAGATAACCCTCTCGATACATCAGGGGGAGATAACCTCTATCGTCGGTCCTAGCGGTGCGGGCAAGACGACGCTCCTACAGATCATCGGGACGCTACTCAAGCCGGACAAGGGAGAGCTATCGATCGGCGGGGTCAATCCTTTTGCCCTCTCAGCCCAGAAGCAGGCACACTTTCGCAATAAGCAGATCGGCTTCGTCTTTCAGTTTCACCAGTTGCTGCCTGAGTTCACGGCTGCTGAGAATGTAGCCATCCCGGCTATGATCGCTGGCATGAGCAAGCGACAAGCACTCAGCGAAGCGGAGCAGCTACTCACACAGCTGGGACTGGCCGATCGTCTTAAGCACCGCCCGACACAGCTCTCGGGTGGCGAGAAGCAGCGCACAGCCGTAGCGCGCGCCCTGATCAATCGCCCCACGCTGATCCTAGCCGACGAACCGTCGGGGAGCCTAGACACACAGCGCAAGGAGGAGCTCATCGAGCTATTCTTCGAGCTACGAGATCAGCTCGGGCAGACCTTCCTGATCGTGACACACGACGAAGACTTTGCGCAGCGAGCCGACCGCACCCTCTCACTACAAGATGGGCGCATCATAGCCGACACGTACGCTCCCGACCAGCATGAATAG
- a CDS encoding tRNA threonylcarbamoyladenosine dehydratase, with translation MTTPMDGVPHWLERTELLLGSETLRCLADKHVLIVGLGGVGSKACELLARSGIGRFTLVDHDKVDETNINRQVIAFRDTIGRPKVEVVEELLHRINPDIAVETHAAYLSGDNIPTLLATHHYDYILDCIDTLTPKCELILAAHQLDIPIISAMGAGAKLDPRQVSVAPMSKTHICALARFVRKRLRQLEAPRAVFATPCVYSSEPSREEAIRALPHSDQNKRSIVGTISYMPQLFGLHMAAYVLQDLSTPQ, from the coding sequence ATGACGACACCTATGGACGGCGTGCCTCACTGGCTGGAGCGTACGGAGCTACTCCTCGGGAGCGAGACGTTGCGATGCCTTGCCGACAAGCATGTCCTCATCGTGGGGCTCGGCGGTGTGGGAAGCAAAGCGTGCGAACTCTTGGCGCGCTCTGGCATCGGTCGCTTTACACTCGTAGATCACGACAAGGTCGATGAGACGAATATCAATCGTCAGGTGATCGCCTTTAGAGATACCATAGGGCGTCCTAAGGTGGAGGTGGTGGAGGAGCTACTGCATCGGATCAATCCGGACATAGCGGTGGAGACGCATGCGGCCTATCTCTCGGGCGACAACATCCCCACGCTCCTCGCTACACATCACTACGACTATATACTAGACTGCATCGATACGCTCACGCCTAAGTGCGAACTGATCCTCGCTGCGCATCAGCTGGACATCCCGATCATCAGTGCTATGGGTGCGGGTGCTAAGCTAGATCCACGGCAGGTCTCCGTCGCTCCGATGAGTAAGACGCATATCTGCGCCTTGGCACGCTTCGTACGCAAGCGGCTTCGCCAGCTAGAGGCTCCGCGTGCCGTCTTTGCCACACCATGCGTATACAGTAGCGAGCCATCGCGCGAGGAGGCTATACGTGCCCTACCCCACAGCGATCAGAACAAGCGGAGCATCGTCGGGACAATCTCTTACATGCCCCAGCTCTTTGGCCTTCACATGGCAGCCTACGTACTACAAGACCTCTCTACGCCTCAGTAA
- the mltG gene encoding endolytic transglycosylase MltG: MSRSRRSRSKQWRPSYFNDTSHRSRHHESPRRIRTWIRSTLLIVILLLLSWAAYLLLRPAGRTSQQECYAYITDTTSSEALMTTITKELEIKNPTLLRSVARLIRIEERLRPGRYRLSPDMSILSICKTIKYGAQTPVRLSFSSIRTQEELIDKLTAPLEMSAEELRTLLRDSVYCDSLGFTTETIRCMFLPDTHEVYWNVSPKELLHKYEQSYHKFWDQKRTALAQEIGLTPVEISIIASIVEEESSKTDEYGDIAGLYINRLRKGMALQADPTLKFATGNFTAQRIGGELLKADSPYNTYKYKGLPPGPIRYPQMTTLDAVLHHTPHDYLYMCARADFSGHHAFAANYAEHMRNARAYQKALDERGITE, encoded by the coding sequence ATGTCACGCAGTCGCAGATCTCGATCTAAACAATGGCGTCCCTCATACTTCAATGATACTTCGCACCGGAGTCGTCACCATGAGTCGCCTAGACGCATACGTACGTGGATACGCTCGACGCTACTCATCGTCATACTCCTCCTACTCTCGTGGGCTGCTTACCTACTACTCCGTCCTGCGGGGCGCACGAGTCAGCAGGAGTGCTACGCCTACATCACCGACACGACTAGTAGCGAGGCGCTGATGACGACTATCACGAAGGAGCTAGAGATCAAGAACCCCACCCTGCTCCGTAGCGTGGCTCGCCTCATACGCATCGAGGAGAGACTGCGTCCGGGACGCTATCGGCTAAGCCCTGATATGAGCATCCTCTCCATCTGCAAGACGATCAAGTATGGAGCTCAGACGCCGGTCAGGCTCTCCTTCTCCTCTATTCGTACGCAGGAGGAGCTGATCGACAAGCTGACGGCTCCCCTGGAGATGAGCGCCGAGGAGCTACGCACGCTACTGCGAGACTCGGTCTACTGCGACTCGCTAGGCTTCACGACTGAGACGATACGCTGTATGTTTCTCCCAGACACGCACGAGGTCTACTGGAATGTATCCCCTAAAGAGCTGCTGCACAAGTATGAGCAGAGCTACCACAAGTTTTGGGATCAGAAGCGTACGGCACTGGCTCAGGAGATAGGACTCACCCCGGTAGAGATCTCGATCATAGCTTCGATCGTCGAGGAGGAGTCGAGCAAGACGGACGAGTACGGTGACATTGCGGGGCTTTACATCAATCGCCTGCGCAAGGGTATGGCGCTGCAAGCTGATCCGACGCTTAAGTTTGCCACAGGCAACTTCACGGCACAGCGTATCGGTGGCGAGCTACTGAAGGCTGACTCGCCCTACAATACCTATAAATATAAGGGTCTCCCTCCAGGTCCTATTCGCTATCCACAGATGACGACGCTAGATGCTGTGCTGCATCACACGCCGCACGACTACCTCTATATGTGTGCTCGGGCAGACTTCTCGGGGCATCATGCTTTTGCGGCTAATTATGCTGAGCACATGCGCAATGCTAGAGCTTATCAGAAGGCTCTAGATGAGCGGGGCATCACAGAGTAA
- a CDS encoding DUF349 domain-containing protein, whose protein sequence is MNLIPQEVNNTEQTSALDQTTTTPSTQEATTSPTSTPETSPSPEVVAETTPEQSVDAEETTETIQAETTAPAELSEEERQYQELLNKSDADIAKMSCAQITDDVVLLLQSGELPPRSIIDRYKNVFYSKMNSYLNTVSEENAKLRADAEAQEIRLKELLNDFKERNRKRQEEIAEEQKANLTIKRELVERLRKLLSSSESFSIISKEYREITESWHNTGAVPPGDMRQIQGEFEHLREEFYDLQQINNEFRDYDFKKNLEAKELIIQRAKELAESADVTQAARELQDLHHRWRDVGPVAKELRKDLWKQFQELSAKINSNNQEYRNQQRTQEGENEAIKRGIITQIEAINPNDIHTFKDWRTYTDQIKELQAQWRKTGRVPRAVSEELYLHFRTACDIFFDKRKEFMRDRNKQISEQGDRKRAIIEEIEQIVAEERWPEGHSRIQELQTEWNEMIHTNKHQALFKRFREACDTYYTHHKALYQAQREESKESVATAKQLLARAHELAAIESPSDADREEAVTLQRDFNQLGYMPRKTRRKLQDELKEQMDAFFNKLRASDKPRGDRRGNRNNNRRNFGPASPYGEEYDRIQRRKEQLESDLQTYSNNKERLSVTSSAGENLLKMLEERCDSMQQEIDELDLKLRDIRKEQRVQQDADEPAPEAAQPEEK, encoded by the coding sequence ATGAATCTTATCCCACAAGAAGTGAACAACACAGAGCAGACCTCTGCTCTCGACCAGACGACTACTACACCATCGACGCAGGAAGCGACGACATCCCCGACAAGCACTCCAGAGACCTCTCCATCGCCCGAGGTGGTGGCTGAGACGACTCCAGAGCAGTCTGTCGATGCGGAGGAGACCACCGAGACGATTCAAGCTGAGACGACAGCACCGGCCGAGCTATCGGAGGAGGAGCGACAGTATCAGGAGCTCCTCAACAAGAGCGACGCAGACATTGCTAAGATGAGCTGCGCACAGATCACGGACGATGTGGTGCTCCTGCTACAGAGCGGCGAGCTGCCTCCACGCTCTATCATCGATCGCTACAAGAATGTCTTCTACAGCAAGATGAATAGCTACCTGAACACGGTCTCGGAGGAGAACGCTAAGCTACGTGCAGACGCTGAGGCGCAGGAGATACGTCTCAAGGAGCTACTCAATGACTTTAAGGAGCGCAATCGTAAGCGCCAGGAGGAGATAGCTGAGGAGCAGAAGGCTAACCTAACGATCAAGCGTGAGCTCGTGGAGCGTCTGCGTAAGCTGCTCTCGTCGAGCGAGAGCTTTAGCATCATCAGCAAGGAGTACCGTGAGATCACGGAGAGCTGGCACAATACGGGTGCTGTGCCTCCTGGGGATATGCGCCAGATACAGGGTGAGTTTGAGCATCTGAGGGAGGAGTTTTACGACCTGCAGCAGATCAATAACGAGTTCCGCGACTATGACTTCAAGAAGAACCTGGAGGCTAAGGAGCTCATCATACAGCGTGCTAAGGAGCTAGCCGAGTCTGCCGATGTGACGCAGGCAGCTCGCGAATTGCAAGACCTACACCACCGCTGGCGCGACGTGGGTCCTGTGGCTAAGGAGCTTCGCAAGGATCTGTGGAAGCAGTTTCAGGAGCTTTCGGCCAAGATCAACAGCAACAACCAGGAGTATCGCAACCAGCAGCGTACGCAGGAGGGTGAGAACGAAGCGATCAAGCGGGGTATCATCACGCAGATCGAGGCGATCAACCCGAACGATATACATACCTTCAAGGATTGGCGCACCTACACGGACCAGATCAAGGAGCTGCAAGCACAGTGGCGTAAGACGGGTCGTGTGCCTCGTGCGGTGAGCGAGGAGCTATACCTGCACTTTAGGACGGCGTGTGACATCTTCTTTGACAAGCGCAAGGAGTTCATGCGTGATCGCAACAAGCAGATCAGCGAGCAGGGCGACCGCAAGCGTGCGATCATCGAGGAGATCGAGCAGATCGTCGCTGAGGAGCGTTGGCCTGAGGGACATAGCCGCATACAGGAGCTGCAGACGGAGTGGAATGAGATGATCCACACGAACAAGCACCAGGCTCTCTTCAAGCGTTTCCGTGAGGCGTGCGACACTTACTACACGCATCACAAAGCTCTCTATCAGGCTCAGCGTGAGGAGAGCAAGGAGTCGGTAGCTACGGCTAAGCAGCTCTTAGCTCGTGCACATGAGTTGGCCGCTATCGAGTCTCCGAGCGATGCTGATCGTGAGGAGGCGGTGACGCTACAGAGAGACTTTAACCAGCTGGGCTACATGCCTCGCAAGACGCGCCGTAAGCTACAAGATGAGCTGAAGGAGCAGATGGATGCTTTCTTCAATAAGCTGAGAGCTAGCGACAAGCCTCGTGGCGACAGACGTGGCAACCGCAACAATAACCGTCGCAACTTCGGCCCTGCTAGTCCTTATGGTGAGGAGTATGATCGCATACAGCGCCGCAAGGAGCAGCTGGAGAGCGATCTGCAGACTTACAGCAACAACAAGGAGCGCCTGAGTGTGACGAGCAGCGCAGGCGAGAACCTGCTCAAGATGCTGGAGGAGCGCTGTGACTCGATGCAGCAAGAGATCGACGAGCTAGATCTCAAGCTACGTGATATACGTAAGGAGCAGAGAGTGCAGCAGGATGCTGACGAACCAGCTCCCGAGGCCGCACAGCCAGAGGAGAAGTAA
- a CDS encoding type I restriction-modification system subunit M, with translation MTSTKQRDELHAAIWGIANEVRGAVDGWDFKQFVLGALFYRFISEHFASHMEAGDPDVTYAKLSDEDISPEIKEDAVKTKGYFIYPSQLFVNVVCEAHHNPDLNVQLRQIFDAIEGSAAGYPSEAAIKGLFADFDTTSIRLGNSVEEKNRRLVAVLTGVASLDLGDTEQHEIDIFGDAYEFLISNYAANAGKSGGEFFTPQNVSKLIARLAMHGLDRVNKIYDPACGSGSLLLQAKRQFDAHQIEEGFFGQEINYTTYNLARMNMFLHGINYDKFDIKLGDTLLDPKHNYEKPFDAIVSNPPYSQEWVGDKDPTLINDDRFAPAGVLAPNNYADYAFILHVLHYLSARGRAAIVSFPGVFYRGRREKKIRKYIVDNNFVETVIALPTKLFYATSIAVNILVLSKHKADNTIQFIDVSGEEFYKKETNNNVLTEEHIARIIQIFADKEPVAHVATSVPYAEIVENDYNLSVTSYVEPEDQTGEIDIDVLQGEIAETVARINGLRSDIDAIVKEINS, from the coding sequence ATGACTAGTACTAAGCAACGAGACGAGTTACACGCTGCCATCTGGGGCATTGCCAACGAAGTGCGTGGAGCTGTCGATGGGTGGGACTTCAAGCAGTTTGTCCTAGGCGCCCTTTTCTACCGATTCATCAGCGAGCACTTCGCCAGCCACATGGAGGCGGGCGACCCCGATGTCACTTACGCCAAGCTATCCGATGAGGATATTTCGCCCGAGATCAAGGAGGACGCCGTCAAGACGAAGGGCTACTTCATCTACCCCAGTCAGCTCTTTGTCAATGTAGTCTGTGAGGCGCATCACAACCCCGACCTCAATGTGCAGCTACGGCAGATCTTTGACGCTATCGAGGGCTCTGCTGCGGGCTACCCCTCTGAGGCTGCCATCAAGGGGCTCTTTGCAGACTTTGACACGACGAGCATCCGCCTAGGTAACTCCGTCGAGGAGAAGAACCGTCGCCTCGTAGCCGTGCTCACTGGCGTGGCGAGCCTAGACTTGGGTGATACGGAGCAGCATGAGATCGATATCTTTGGTGATGCCTACGAGTTCCTCATCTCCAACTATGCAGCCAATGCGGGCAAGTCGGGTGGCGAGTTCTTTACACCACAAAATGTCTCCAAGCTGATCGCTCGCCTCGCCATGCATGGACTGGATCGGGTCAATAAGATCTATGACCCCGCCTGTGGCTCTGGCTCGCTGTTGCTACAGGCTAAGCGACAGTTTGACGCCCATCAGATCGAGGAGGGCTTCTTCGGACAGGAGATCAACTACACGACCTACAACCTAGCGAGGATGAACATGTTCCTCCACGGGATCAACTACGACAAGTTTGACATCAAGCTAGGCGACACGCTCCTCGACCCCAAGCACAACTATGAGAAGCCCTTTGATGCGATCGTCTCCAATCCGCCTTACTCGCAGGAGTGGGTAGGCGACAAAGACCCCACGCTAATCAACGATGATCGCTTTGCGCCAGCAGGTGTCTTGGCACCTAATAATTACGCAGACTACGCCTTTATCCTTCATGTACTGCACTACCTTTCGGCACGTGGACGGGCTGCTATCGTCTCCTTCCCAGGTGTTTTCTATCGTGGTAGACGTGAAAAGAAGATCCGCAAGTACATTGTCGACAATAACTTTGTGGAGACGGTCATAGCACTCCCAACCAAACTCTTCTACGCTACCAGCATTGCGGTAAACATACTAGTCCTCTCGAAACACAAGGCAGACAACACAATCCAATTTATCGATGTCAGTGGCGAGGAGTTCTATAAGAAGGAGACGAACAACAACGTCCTCACCGAGGAGCATATCGCCCGCATCATTCAGATCTTTGCCGACAAAGAGCCCGTGGCACACGTCGCCACATCGGTGCCTTACGCTGAGATCGTCGAGAACGACTACAACCTTTCCGTGACCAGCTACGTGGAGCCAGAGGACCAGACCGGGGAGATCGACATAGACGTCCTCCAGGGTGAGATCGCCGAGACGGTCGCTCGCATCAACGGGCTCCGTAGCGACATCGATGCAATCGTTAAGGAGATCAACTCATAG
- a CDS encoding restriction endonuclease subunit S, whose amino-acid sequence MKYIDRLLQGAPVEWRPLGEVGEFTRGSGLQKKDFTTEGVGCIHYGQIYTHYGTFAFETKTFVSEEFAQKARKAQCGDLVIATTSENDEDLCKAVAWLGKDEVVVSSDACFYTHKMAPKYVSYFFQSTHFQKQKRAFITGTKVRRVNAKDLAKIEIPIPPVAVQEEVGRVLDKFTELEAELEVALSTELDCRRRQYQYYRDALLTFDLSPSDGLCHSPLFPAPFAVEWRSLGEVFEMRNGYTPSKSNPSYWEGGTIPWFRMEDLRTSGRILEDSIQHITPEAVKGKGLFKADSILMATTATIGEHALLVTESLANQRFTNFEIHESLLGAITPMFAYYYFFRICEWCKRNVYESSFPSVDMKKLRKVRFPIPPLAVQERIVEILDKFDTLVNSISEGLPREIELRRKQYEYYRDALLSFEPLTSNL is encoded by the coding sequence ATGAAGTATATAGACAGACTACTACAAGGAGCCCCCGTCGAGTGGCGTCCCCTCGGCGAGGTCGGAGAGTTCACCCGAGGCAGTGGGTTACAGAAGAAAGACTTCACCACAGAAGGTGTTGGGTGTATTCACTACGGTCAGATATATACCCATTATGGAACATTCGCTTTTGAAACAAAGACATTTGTGTCGGAGGAGTTTGCCCAAAAAGCACGCAAAGCTCAGTGTGGGGACTTAGTAATCGCCACAACAAGCGAAAATGATGAAGACCTATGTAAAGCTGTAGCTTGGCTAGGTAAGGATGAAGTAGTAGTAAGTAGTGATGCTTGCTTTTATACACACAAGATGGCTCCTAAGTATGTCTCCTACTTCTTTCAGTCAACACACTTTCAAAAGCAAAAAAGAGCCTTTATCACTGGAACTAAGGTCAGACGTGTAAACGCTAAAGACTTAGCTAAGATAGAAATCCCTATCCCGCCAGTGGCGGTGCAGGAGGAGGTGGGGCGGGTACTGGACAAATTTACAGAGCTGGAAGCGGAGCTGGAGGTAGCACTGAGCACCGAGCTGGACTGTCGCAGGCGACAGTACCAATACTACCGTGATGCGCTCCTCACGTTCGACCTCTCGCCGAGCGACGGGCTGTGCCACAGCCCCCTCTTCCCCGCCCCCTTTGCTGTCGAGTGGCGCTCCCTCGGTGAGGTCTTCGAGATGAGAAACGGCTATACTCCCTCAAAGTCTAATCCTTCCTACTGGGAGGGGGGAACAATCCCTTGGTTTCGGATGGAGGACTTGAGGACAAGTGGTCGCATACTAGAGGACTCTATACAGCATATCACTCCAGAGGCAGTCAAAGGCAAGGGACTCTTTAAGGCAGACTCTATCCTTATGGCTACAACAGCTACAATAGGAGAGCATGCTCTCCTAGTAACTGAGTCACTAGCGAACCAGCGCTTTACTAACTTTGAGATACATGAGTCACTGTTAGGGGCTATCACACCTATGTTTGCTTACTATTACTTCTTCCGTATCTGTGAGTGGTGCAAGCGCAATGTCTATGAGAGTAGCTTCCCCTCAGTCGATATGAAAAAACTCCGAAAAGTCCGTTTCCCCATTCCACCGCTGGCGGTGCAGGAGCGGATTGTGGAGATACTCGACAAGTTTGACACGCTGGTGAACTCGATTAGCGAGGGATTGCCTCGTGAGATAGAGCTACGACGCAAGCAGTACGAGTACTACCGAGACGCACTCCTCTCTTTCGAACCTCTAACCTCTAATCTCTAA